GGGGCCACACATACCACAATTCTGGATAATAGATTTAAGTTTTATTAATAGTACGCCATTAATAGACTTCATGGGCCGGCTCGGTGTTCTTTATCTCATGTTTTACCTCGGCCTGGAATTCTCAGTTGGTCGGCTGCTAAAAGCAAGCAGTGCAATTTTAAAGACCGGTTTAATATATATGGCCATTAACTTTACAATAGGAGTTCTGTTCCCTTTTCTATTAGGTTGGCCCATTAAGGAAATATTAGTGACCGCGGGCATAATGACAATATCATCCAGTGCTATAGTAGCTAAAGTTCTAGTTGAACTAAAACGGGCTGTCAGACCGGAAACAGAAATGATTTTGGGACTCATGATGTTTCAGGATGTATTTGTGGCCATATATCTGTCTATAGTGTCCGGGCTCGTTTTAACCGGGTCAACATCGCCGGAAATGGTTTTAAAGTCCGCATCGGTGGCTTTAGGGTTTATGATCGGAATATTGCTTTTAGGCCGTAAATTAAAGTCCCTGTTAAATCGTCTTCTGGATATTCCCTCGGATGAAGTGTTTATGCTATGTTTATTTGCCGCATTAATTATGGTAGCCGGATTTTCTGAATCAATCCACGTTGCCGAAGCCATAGGAGCACTACTGGTGGGGCTGGTCCTGGCCGAGACTGAACATGTTGAACGTATAGAGCATCTGGTTGTGCCTTTCAGGGATTTCTTCGGCGCTCTCTTTTTCTTTAGTTTTGGTTTAAGCATCGACCCCCTGGCATTACCCGGCGCCGTATGGCCCGCCGTAATAGCCGTACTCCTTACGATTATCGGCAATTTTGTTTCCGGTATGATCTCCGGGCGCATATCCGGATATTCACATAGGGCCTCTGTAAATATCGGGTTAACAATCACCTCCAGAGGAGAGTTCTCCATTATTCTGGCCGGCCTTGCCGAGGCCGGGGCTTTATCGCCCATCTTACAATCCTTTGCCGCCTTATATGTACTTATTCTAGCTGTATTAGGACCGCTGTTAACTAAAGAGTCCAAGTGGATTTATGCCCAATTGGGCCGTTTGTTTAAATGGCCCCCATTAGTGGAAAAAAGCCGAAGAAAACAAAAGCCGAACATTGTCGCCGAAAGTCAGTAAAGCTTGGAGATCAAAGATACAGCCGCCGACCAAACAAAAAAAAAAGCATTTTTTGTTTTAAAAACAGCCATACTATCTTTAAAAATATGGCTGGTGGTAAATATGTTAATATCCTTACCCTTCTTAAACCGCAACTCCAAACCATTAATTATCGATACTTCGGAAGCATATAACCTGTGGGACGTATTGAATTCCAAGTATATGCAAGCCGATAAACTCAAACTTTGGAAAAATTATATCCATGACCGTGACTTATTGGGTATGTTGGAGACGGCAGAACGCGAATTATTAAAATCCATCGAACAAATAGAGAGAAATCTTCAGTTATCCGGCATCAAAGGGCCGGATAAGTACAAAAGCGTAATTAAAACATCTGCTAATAGCGAAGTATTGGACGATGAAACAATTGCCCAGGATTATTACTTTTTTTTACAGGAAATGATTGAGTTAATGCTAAGGGCTGCCAGAACATCCACCACCAATGACCAGATGCGCAATATGTTCATAAAACAATTAAAAAATATGGTAGAGTTTATTGATTTATATGTCAAATACCTTAAACTTAAAGGTTGGCTGGGGGTGCCGCCTTTATATAAACTGGTGCCCAAAGAAGTAAATGATAAGCTCGATACCGGTGAAGCCTATCATCTTTGGAACCATACCACCTACCGGTACGACAATATGCACCAAACGGATATATATCACGCCTTTGCTCATGACGTGGATTTTAAAGCCTTGTTAAAAACCGGCATGCAGGTATTGTTAAAAAAGCAAATCAACCTGCTTGAGAAAGAACTTGAACATTTTGGCATTCCGGTGCCCAAACGCCCCTCCAGTGTATACGTAACTCCATCGGATACAACAATATTGGATGACGACCATATGTATAGAATGATCTTAACCGGTATTCAAGGAACTGCCTCACTGCATGCCCAGGCTTATAAACAGTGTTTCACCAATGAACGAATACGGAATATTTTTAAGACATTGCTATACAGCGAAATTGATTGCATAGATGACTTAATTAAATTCGGCAAGATTAAAGGCTGGCTGCACCCGGCCCCGCAATACAGGCTTCAGTAAAGCTTATGACTAAACGCAATGTATTAACCACCAATTGCGTGGAGGTTATCCCAAATCATCATGCTCCAATGAAATCCACATAATCTACTTTCACCGGCGCAAAATGAACGCCCCTCACATAAAGCTACTGATGGTCCAGATGTTGGATAAAAGACAGCAAAAACACTACTGCCGCAGCGGTAGTGTTTTCTTATTAATTAAGCTCGATAGTTAAACAGACAATTAGCCCTCGCTAATCCCAATTCTTAATCTTCCACTTTAAATTGTTCCGCGGCCCTTTGTAATTCCATAGCTATTGTGGACAACTCCTGAGCCGTGTTGATTATCTGCTGCATTGTGGAAGCAACCTCTTCCTGAGCAGCCGCCAGTTGCTGTGTACCATCATTAACCTGGTTGCTGCCCTGAGCCATGTCCTGAACCATTTCGGAAATCTTGCGAATAGCCTCAATAATATC
This genomic interval from Desulfoscipio sp. XC116 contains the following:
- a CDS encoding cation:proton antiporter — its product is MEHDILFEIGIAIGIIAAAGLLASRLRFSIVPLLILAGLAVGPHIPQFWIIDLSFINSTPLIDFMGRLGVLYLMFYLGLEFSVGRLLKASSAILKTGLIYMAINFTIGVLFPFLLGWPIKEILVTAGIMTISSSAIVAKVLVELKRAVRPETEMILGLMMFQDVFVAIYLSIVSGLVLTGSTSPEMVLKSASVALGFMIGILLLGRKLKSLLNRLLDIPSDEVFMLCLFAALIMVAGFSESIHVAEAIGALLVGLVLAETEHVERIEHLVVPFRDFFGALFFFSFGLSIDPLALPGAVWPAVIAVLLTIIGNFVSGMISGRISGYSHRASVNIGLTITSRGEFSIILAGLAEAGALSPILQSFAALYVLILAVLGPLLTKESKWIYAQLGRLFKWPPLVEKSRRKQKPNIVAESQ
- a CDS encoding DUF3231 family protein translates to MEIKDTAADQTKKKAFFVLKTAILSLKIWLVVNMLISLPFLNRNSKPLIIDTSEAYNLWDVLNSKYMQADKLKLWKNYIHDRDLLGMLETAERELLKSIEQIERNLQLSGIKGPDKYKSVIKTSANSEVLDDETIAQDYYFFLQEMIELMLRAARTSTTNDQMRNMFIKQLKNMVEFIDLYVKYLKLKGWLGVPPLYKLVPKEVNDKLDTGEAYHLWNHTTYRYDNMHQTDIYHAFAHDVDFKALLKTGMQVLLKKQINLLEKELEHFGIPVPKRPSSVYVTPSDTTILDDDHMYRMILTGIQGTASLHAQAYKQCFTNERIRNIFKTLLYSEIDCIDDLIKFGKIKGWLHPAPQYRLQ